The following proteins come from a genomic window of Mycobacterium sp. DL:
- a CDS encoding fatty acid desaturase — protein sequence MAITDIKAYTHLTTEDVDNIAAELDAIRAEVEESRGERDARYIRRSIQLQRALAVGGRAALFASSSRIARVAGTAMLASAKIIENMELGHNITHGQWDWMNDPEIHSTEWEWDTTCPSAHWKHSHNFVHHKYTNVVGLDSDVGYNIMRVTRDQPWQPWMLGNPVYNLLLGTLFEWGVAVHHVDVGKVRAGEKTWAEARRDLRTVGTKVGKQVGKDYIVFPALAGKNWKHTLKANVVANLIRNYWSYAVIFCGHFPDGAEKFTVEEFENETQGEWYLRQMLGSANFNAGPIMAFMSGNLCYQIEHHLFPDLPSNRYAEISVRVKALCEKYDLPYTTGPLARQYWQSFWTILKLALPDRVLRATPDDAPETHSERMFGDDVRPVESSSGTRRGLRTALRQAGGRAA from the coding sequence ATGGCGATCACCGATATCAAGGCCTATACACACCTGACCACCGAGGACGTCGACAACATCGCCGCCGAACTCGACGCCATCCGCGCCGAGGTCGAGGAGTCCCGCGGCGAGCGCGACGCCCGCTACATCCGGCGCTCCATCCAGTTGCAGCGCGCGCTTGCGGTGGGCGGCCGGGCGGCGCTGTTCGCGAGCAGCAGCCGGATCGCGCGGGTGGCGGGCACCGCGATGCTGGCGTCGGCCAAGATCATCGAGAACATGGAGTTGGGCCACAACATCACCCACGGTCAGTGGGACTGGATGAACGATCCCGAGATCCACTCCACCGAATGGGAGTGGGACACCACCTGTCCGAGCGCGCACTGGAAGCACTCGCACAACTTCGTGCACCACAAGTACACCAACGTGGTCGGGTTGGACAGCGACGTGGGCTACAACATCATGCGCGTCACCCGCGACCAACCGTGGCAGCCGTGGATGCTCGGCAACCCGGTGTACAACCTGCTCCTGGGCACCCTGTTCGAGTGGGGTGTCGCGGTGCACCACGTCGACGTGGGCAAGGTCCGCGCCGGCGAGAAGACCTGGGCCGAAGCGCGCCGCGATCTGCGCACCGTCGGCACGAAAGTCGGTAAGCAGGTGGGCAAGGACTACATCGTCTTCCCAGCGCTCGCCGGAAAGAACTGGAAACACACGCTGAAGGCGAACGTCGTGGCCAACCTGATCCGGAACTACTGGTCGTATGCCGTGATCTTCTGCGGGCATTTCCCCGACGGCGCCGAGAAGTTCACCGTCGAGGAGTTCGAGAACGAGACGCAGGGTGAGTGGTACCTGCGCCAGATGCTCGGTTCGGCGAACTTCAATGCGGGACCGATCATGGCGTTCATGAGCGGCAACCTCTGCTATCAGATCGAGCACCACCTGTTCCCGGATCTGCCGAGCAACCGGTACGCCGAGATCAGCGTGCGGGTGAAGGCGCTGTGCGAGAAGTACGACCTGCCCTACACGACGGGTCCGCTGGCGCGTCAGTACTGGCAGTCGTTCTGGACGATCCTCAAGCTGGCGCTGCCCGACCGCGTGCTGCGAGCGACCCCCGACGACGCACCCGAGACACATTCCGAGCGGATGTTCGGTGACGACGTCCGCCCGGTCGAGTCGTCGTCGGGTACCCGGCGAGGTCTGCGCACCGCGCTGCGGCAGGCAGGTGGTCGGGCCGCCTAG
- a CDS encoding class I SAM-dependent methyltransferase, with product MTGTPEQRSLSFGAEAAAYERGRPSYPPEAINWLLPGDGARDVLDLGAGTGKLTTRLVERGLDVIAVDPIPEMLELLRTALPDTPALLGTAEEIPLPDNSVDAVLVAQAWHWFDPERAIKEVTRVLRPGGRLGLVWNNRDERSGWVKDLGRIVGHEVDPFTQTVDLPAPFTDVERNQVEWTSYLTPQALIDLVASRSYCITSPEQVRTRTLDRVRELLSTHPALANASGLALPYVTVCIRATLN from the coding sequence GTGACCGGAACCCCCGAACAGCGTTCGCTGTCGTTCGGTGCAGAAGCCGCCGCCTACGAGCGCGGACGCCCGTCCTACCCACCCGAGGCGATCAACTGGTTGCTGCCCGGCGACGGTGCCCGCGACGTTCTCGACCTCGGGGCCGGAACCGGCAAGCTGACCACCCGCCTCGTGGAGCGCGGGCTCGACGTCATCGCCGTCGACCCCATCCCGGAGATGCTCGAGCTGTTGCGCACCGCCCTGCCCGACACTCCGGCGCTCCTGGGCACCGCCGAGGAGATTCCGTTGCCCGACAACAGCGTCGACGCGGTGCTGGTGGCGCAGGCATGGCACTGGTTCGACCCCGAGCGGGCGATCAAGGAGGTGACCCGGGTGCTGCGCCCCGGCGGCCGCCTCGGGCTGGTGTGGAACAACCGCGACGAAAGGTCGGGGTGGGTCAAGGATCTGGGCCGCATCGTCGGCCACGAGGTCGATCCGTTCACCCAGACGGTCGACCTGCCGGCACCGTTCACCGACGTCGAACGCAACCAGGTCGAGTGGACCAGCTACCTGACGCCGCAGGCGCTGATCGACCTGGTGGCCTCGCGCAGCTACTGCATCACTTCACCGGAGCAGGTGCGGACCCGAACGCTCGACCGCGTCCGCGAACTGCTGAGCACCCACCCGGCGTTGGCGAACGCCAGTGGCCTGGCGCTCCCCTACGTCACGGTGTGCATCCGCGCGACTCTGAACTGA
- a CDS encoding homoserine O-acetyltransferase, whose protein sequence is MALPPEGEVGVVDIGSLKLENGQVIDDVSIAVQRWGELSPNRDNVVVVLHALTGDSHVTGVAGEQHPTPGWWDGVAGPGAPIDTDRWCAISTNVLGGCRGSTGPSSPGPDGKAWGSRFPMTSVRDQVAADVAALAALGITEVAAVIGGSMGGARALEWMVTHPGSVRAGLVLAVGARATADQVGTQSTQVAAIKADPHWHGGDYYGTGQSPDAGMEIARRFAHLTYRGEVELDDRFGNDPQADEDPATGGRYSVQSYLEHQGRKLLARFDAGTYVALTDALSSHDVGRDRGGVQAALRGCPVPAVVGGITSDRLYPLRLQQELAELLPGCDGLDIVDSPYGHDGFLLETDAVGKLIRRTLELASR, encoded by the coding sequence ATGGCACTGCCCCCCGAGGGTGAGGTCGGCGTCGTGGACATCGGATCCCTGAAGCTCGAGAACGGACAGGTCATCGACGACGTCTCGATCGCGGTGCAGCGATGGGGCGAGTTGTCGCCCAACCGCGACAACGTCGTCGTCGTGCTGCACGCGCTGACCGGTGACTCCCACGTCACCGGGGTGGCCGGGGAGCAGCACCCCACACCGGGATGGTGGGACGGGGTTGCCGGTCCCGGCGCACCGATCGACACCGACCGGTGGTGTGCGATCTCGACCAACGTCCTGGGCGGATGCCGGGGCTCGACCGGGCCGAGCTCGCCGGGTCCGGACGGAAAAGCCTGGGGCTCAAGATTTCCCATGACCTCCGTGCGGGATCAGGTGGCTGCCGACGTGGCCGCGCTGGCCGCCCTGGGCATCACTGAGGTCGCCGCGGTGATCGGCGGTTCGATGGGCGGGGCCCGGGCGCTGGAGTGGATGGTCACCCATCCCGGCAGCGTGCGAGCAGGTTTGGTGCTGGCAGTGGGCGCGCGCGCCACCGCCGACCAGGTCGGTACCCAGTCCACCCAGGTGGCGGCGATCAAGGCCGATCCGCACTGGCACGGCGGTGACTACTACGGCACCGGGCAGTCCCCTGACGCCGGCATGGAGATCGCCAGACGCTTTGCGCACCTGACCTATCGGGGCGAGGTCGAGTTGGACGACCGGTTCGGCAACGACCCGCAGGCCGATGAGGACCCGGCCACAGGCGGTCGCTATTCGGTGCAGAGCTACCTGGAACATCAGGGCCGAAAACTGTTGGCGCGCTTCGACGCCGGCACCTACGTCGCGCTCACCGATGCGTTGTCCAGCCATGACGTGGGACGCGACCGCGGCGGGGTGCAGGCCGCTCTGCGGGGCTGCCCGGTGCCGGCAGTAGTCGGCGGCATCACCTCCGACCGGCTCTACCCGCTGCGACTGCAGCAGGAGCTGGCCGAACTGCTGCCCGGGTGCGACGGCCTCGACATCGTCGACTCCCCGTACGGCCACGACGGCTTCCTGCTGGAGACCGACGCGGTCGGCAAGCTGATCCGCCGGACGCTGGAGCTGGCCTCGCGGTGA